A stretch of the Panthera uncia isolate 11264 chromosome E2 unlocalized genomic scaffold, Puncia_PCG_1.0 HiC_scaffold_20, whole genome shotgun sequence genome encodes the following:
- the EDC4 gene encoding enhancer of mRNA-decapping protein 4 isoform X1, translated as MASSCASIDIEDATQHLRDILKLDRPAGGPSAESQRPSNAYNGDLNGLLVPDPLCSGDGTSTNKSGLRAMPPINLQEKQVICLSGDDSSTCIGILAKEVEIVASSDSSISSKARGSNKVKIQPVAKYDWEQKYYYGNLIAVSNSFLAYAIRAANNGSAMVRVISVSTSERTLLKGFTGSVADLAFAHLNSSQLACLDEAGNLFVWRLALVNGKIQEEILVHIQQPEGTPLNHFRRIIWCPFIPEESEDCCEEGSPTVALLHEDRAEVWDLDMLRSNHSTWPVRVSQIKQGFIVVKGHSTCLSEGALSPDGTVLATASHDGFVKFWQIYIEGQDEPRCLHEWKPHDGRSLSCLLFCDNHKKQDPEVPFWRFLITGADQNRELKMWCTVSWTCLQTIRFSPDIFSSVSVPPSLKVCLDLSAEYLILSDVQRKVLYVMELLQNQEEGRACFSSISEFLLTHPVLSFGIQVVSRCRLRHTEVLPAEEENDSLGADGTHGAGAVESAAGVLIKLFCVHTKALQDVQIRFQPQLNPDVVAPLPTHTAHEDFAFPTAFGESRPELGSEGLGSATQGSQPDLRRIVELPAPADFLSLSSETKPKLMTPDAFMTPSTSLQQIAASPSNSNSSSSSSSSSSSSSSSSSLTAVSAMSSTSAVDPSLPSLPATRPPEELTLSPKLQLDGSLTMSSSSSLQASPRSLLPSLLPGPADKLTPKAPGQVPTAASALSLELQEVEPLGLPQASPSRTRSPDVISSASTALSQDIPEIASEALSRGFVSSAPEGLEPDSMASAASALHLLSPRPRPASELGSQLGLDGGPGDGDRHSTPSLLEAALTQEATAPDNQVWPTAPDITRETCSSLAESPRNGLQEKHKSLAFHRPPYHLLQQHDSQDASAEQSDHDDEVASLASAAGGFGTKVPTPRLPAKDWKTKGSPRASPKLKRKGKKDDGDSAVGSRLMEHQVAEAPEDWPALIWQQQRELAELRHSQEELLQRLCTQLEGLQSTVTGHVERALESRHEQDQRRLERALAEGQQRGGQLQEQLTQQLSQALSSAIAGRLERSIRDEIKKTVPPCVSRSLEPVAGQLSNSVATKLTAVEGSMKENISKLLKSKNLTDAIARAAADTLQGPMQSAYREAFQSVVLPAFEKSCQAMFQQINDSFRLGTQEYLQQLESHMKSRKAREQEAREPVLAQLRGLVSTLQGATEQMAATVSSSVRAEVQHQLHVAVGSLQESILAQVQRIVKGEVSVALKEQQAAVTSSIMQAMRSAAGTPVPAAHLDCQAQQAHILQLLQQGHLNQAFQQALTAADLNLVLYVCETVDPGQVFGQPPCPLSQPVLLSLIQQLASDLGTRTDLKLSYLEEAVMHLDHSDPITRDHMGSVMAQVRQKLFQFLQAEPHNSLGKVARRLSLMLHGLVTPSLP; from the exons ATGGCCTCCTCCTGCGCGAGCATCGACATCGAGGACGCCACGCAGCACCTGCGGGACATCCTCAAGCTGGACCGGCCCGCGGGGG GTCCCAGTGCAGAGAGCCAGCGGCCATCTAATGCCTACAATGGAGATCTCAATGGGCTTCTGGTCCCAGACCCCCTCTGCTCAGGTGATGGTACTTCAACAAACAAGTCTGGTCTCCGGGCCATGCCACCTATTAATCTTCAGGAAAAGCAGGTCAT CTGCCTCTCAGGAGATGACAGCTCTACGTGCATTGGGATTTTGGCCAAGGAGGTGGAGATTGTGGCCAGCAGTGACTCTAGCATCTCAAGCAAGGCACGGGGCAGCAACAAG GTGAAAATCCAGCCTGTGGCCAAGTATGACTGGGAGCAGAAATACTACTACGGCAACCTGATTGCTGTGTCCAACTCCTTCTTGGCCTATGCCATTCGGG CCGCCAACAATGGCTCAGCGATGGTGCGGGTGATCAGTGTAAGCACTTCGGAGCGGACCCTGCTCAAGGGCTTCACAGGCAGCGTGGCTGATCTGGCCTTTGCACACCTGAATTCCTCACAGCTGGCCTGCCTAGATGAGGCAGGCAACCTGTTTGTGTGGCGCTTGGCTCTAGTTAATGGCAAAATTCA AGAAGAGATCTTGGTCCACATCCAGCAGCCAGAGGGTACACCACTGAACCACTTCCGTAGGATCATCTGGTGCCCCTTCATCCCTGAGGAGAGTGAGGACTGCTGTGAGGAGGGCAGCCCAACGGTGGCCCTGTTGCATGAGGACCGG GCTGAGGTGTGGGACCTGGACATGCTCCGCTCCAACCACAGCACCTGGCCTGTGCGTGTCAGCCAGATCAAGCAAGGCTTCATCGTGGTCAAAGGCCATAGCACG TGTCTAAGTGAAGGGGCCCTCTCACCCGATGGGACTGTCCTGGCTACTGCAAGCCATGATGGCTTTGTCAAGTTCTGGCAGATCTACATTGAGGGGCAGGATGAACCAAG GTGTCTGCACGAATGGAAGCCTCATGATGGGAGGTCCCTTTCCTGCCTCCTGTTCTGTGACAACCATAAGAAACAGGAccctga AGTCCCTTTCTGGAGGTTCCTTATTACTGGCGCTGACCAGAATCGAGAGCTAAAGATGTGGTGCACAGTGTCCTGGACCTGTCTGCAGACAATTCG TTTCTCCCCAGATATCTTTAGCTCAGTGAGTGTGCCCCCCAGCCTCAAGGTTTGTCTGGACCTCTCTGCTGAATACCTTATTCTCAGCGATGTGCAACGGAAG GTCCTCTACGTGATGGAGCTGCTGCAGAACCAGGAGGAGGGCCGTGCCTGCTTCAGCTCCATCTCTGAGTTCCTGCTCACCCATCCTGTGCTGAGCTTCGGTATCCAGGTTGTGAGTCGCTGCCGGCTGCGGCACACTGAAGTGCTACCTGCTGAGGAAGAGAATGACAGCCTAGGGGCTG ATGGAACCCACGGAGCTGGTGCTGTGGAGTCTGCAGCTGGTGTGCTCATCAAACTCTTCTGTGTGCATACTAA GGCATTGCAAGACGTACAGATCCGCTTCCAGCCACAGCTGAACCCTGATGTGGtggccccactccccacccacacTGCCCATGAGGACTTCG CTTTCCCCACAGCATTTGGAGAGTCTCGGCCCGAACTGGGCTCTGAGGGCCTGGGGTCAGCTACCCAAGGCTCCCAGCCTGACCTCCGACGCATAGTGGAGCTACCTGCACCTGCTGACTTCCTCAGTCTGAGCAGTGAGACCAAGCCCAAGCTGATGACACCTGACGCCTTCATGACACCTAGCACCTCCCTGCAGCAG attGCTGCCTCCCCcagcaacagcaacagcagcagcagctccagctccagctccagctccagctccagctcctccTCTCTTACAGCTGTGTCTGCCATGAGCAGTACCTCAGCTGTggacccctccctgcccag CCTTCCTGCCACCAGGCCACCCGAGGAGCtgactttgagccccaagttgCAGCTGGATGGCAGTTTGACaatgagcagcagcagcagcctgcAGGCAAGCCCGCGTAGCCTCTTGCCTAGCTTGCTCCCAGGTCCAGCTGACAAACTGACTCCCAAAGCACCTGGACAG GTGCCTACTGCTGCTTCTGCACTATCACTGGAGCTGCAGGAAGTGGAGCCCCTGGGGCTACCCCAGGCTTCCCCTAGCCGTACCCGCTCCCCTGATGTTATCTCCTCAGCTTCCACTGCCCTGTCCCAGGACATCCCTGAGATTGCATCTGAGGCCCTCTCCCGTGGTTTTGTCTCCTCTGCTCCTGAGGGTCTTGAACCAGATAGTATGGCCTCGGCTGCCTCAGCGCTACACCTGCTGTCCCCACGGCCCCGGCCAGCATCTGAGCTTGGCTCTCAGCTTGGCCTGGATGGAGGCCCTGGGGATGGGGATCGGCATAGTACCCCTTCCCTTTTGGAGGCAGCCTTGACCCAGGAAGCCACAGCCCCTGACAATCAGGTCTGGCCTACGGCACCAGACATTACTCGTGAGACCTGCAGCAGCCTGGCAGAGAG TCCCAGGAATGGCCTCCAGGAGAAGCACAAGAGCCTGGCCTTCCACCGACCACCTTATCACCTCCTGCAGCAACATGATAGCCAGGATGCCAGTGCTGAGCAAAG TGACCATGATGATGAAGTGGCCAGCCTTGCCTCTGCTGCAGGGGGCTTTGGCACCAAAGTTCCCACTCCACGGCTGCCAGCCAAGGACTGGAAGACCAAGGGATCTCCTCGAGCCTCACCCAAGCTTAAGAGAAAGGGCAAGAAAGATGACGG GGATTCGGCCGTAGGATCCCGGCTCATGGAGCACCAG GTGGCAGAAGCTCCTGAAGACTGGCCAGCACTAATTTGGCAACAGCAGAGAGAGCTGGCAGAGCTGCGGCACAGCCAGGAAGAATTGCTGCAGCGTCTTTGCACCCAACTTGAAGGCTTGCAGAGCACAGTCACGGGCCACGTAGAACGCGCCCTAGAGTCACGGCATGAGCAAGACC AGCGGCGGCTGGAGCGGGCACTGGCTGAGGGGCAGCAGCGGGGTGGGCAGCTGCAGGAGCAGCTGACGCAACAGCTGTCCCAGGCACTGTCTTCAGCTATAGCTGGTCGGCTAGAGCGCAGCATACGGGATGAGATCAAGAAGACTGTGCCTCCAT GTGTCTCCAGGAGTTTGGAGCCAGTGGCAGGCCAACTGAGCAATTCTGTGGCCACCAAGCTCACAGCTGTGGAGGGTAGCATGAAAGAGAATATCTCCAAGCTACTAAAGTCCAAG aACTTGACAGATGCCATTGCCCGAGCAGCTGCAGACACATTACAGGGGCCAATGCAGTCTGCCTACCGTGAAGCCTTCCAGAGCGTGGTACTGCCAGCCTTTGAGAAGAGCTGCCAGGCCATGTTCCAGCAGATCAATGATAGCTTCCGACTGGGCACGCAAGAAT ACTTGCAGCAGCTAGAGAGCCACATGAAGAGCCGGAAGGCACGAGAACAGGAAGCACGGGAGCCCGTGTTGGCCCAGCTGCGAGGCCTGGTCAGCACACTGCAGGGTGCCACTGAGCAGATGGCAGCCACTGTATCCAGCAGCGTTCGGGCTGAGGTGCAGCACCAGCTGCACGTGGCTGTGGGCAG CCTGCAGGAGTCAATTTTAGCACAGGTACAGCGCATCGTTAAAGGTGAGGTGAGTGTAGCACTTAAGGAGCAACAGGCCGCTGTCACGTCTAGCATCATGCAGGCCATGCGTTCAGCTGCTGGCACACCTGTCCCCGCTGCCCACCTCGACTGCCAGGCCCAGCAAGCCCATATTCTACAGCTGCTGCAGCAGGGCCACCTCAATCAGGCCTTCCAGCAG GCCCTGACGGCTGCTGACCTGAACCTGGTGCTGTATGTGTGTGAAACTGTGGACCCAGGGCAGGTTTTTGGGCAGCCACCCTGCCCACTCTCCCAGCCTGTGCTCCTTTCCCTCATCCAGCAGCTGGCCTCTGACCTTGGTACTCGAACTGACCTCAAGCTCAG CTACCTGGAAGAGGCTGTGATGCACCTGGACCACAGTGACCCCATCACTCGGGACCACATGGGCTCCGTCATGGCCCAGGTGCGCCAGAAGCTCTTTCAGTTCCTGCAGGCTGAGCCACACAACTCACTTGGCAAAGTGGCCCGGCGTCTCAGCCTCATGCTGCACGGCCTTGTAACCCCTAGCCTCCCTTAG
- the EDC4 gene encoding enhancer of mRNA-decapping protein 4 isoform X3, with the protein MASSCASIDIEDATQHLRDILKLDRPAGGPSAESQRPSNAYNGDLNGLLVPDPLCSGDGTSTNKSGLRAMPPINLQEKQVICLSGDDSSTCIGILAKEVEIVASSDSSISSKARGSNKVKIQPVAKYDWEQKYYYGNLIAVSNSFLAYAIRAANNGSAMVRVISVSTSERTLLKGFTGSVADLAFAHLNSSQLACLDEAGNLFVWRLALVNGKIQEEILVHIQQPEGTPLNHFRRIIWCPFIPEESEDCCEEGSPTVALLHEDRAEVWDLDMLRSNHSTWPVRVSQIKQGFIVVKGHSTCLSEGALSPDGTVLATASHDGFVKFWQIYIEGQDEPRCLHEWKPHDGRSLSCLLFCDNHKKQDPEVPFWRFLITGADQNRELKMWCTVSWTCLQTIRFSPDIFSSVSVPPSLKVCLDLSAEYLILSDVQRKVLYVMELLQNQEEGRACFSSISEFLLTHPVLSFGIQVVSRCRLRHTEVLPAEEENDSLGADGTHGAGAVESAAGVLIKLFCVHTKALQDVQIRFQPQLNPDVVAPLPTHTAHEDFAFPTAFGESRPELGSEGLGSATQGSQPDLRRIVELPAPADFLSLSSETKPKLMTPDAFMTPSTSLQQIAASPSNSNSSSSSSSSSSSSSSSSSLTAVSAMSSTSAVDPSLPRPPEELTLSPKLQLDGSLTMSSSSSLQASPRSLLPSLLPGPADKLTPKAPGQVPTAASALSLELQEVEPLGLPQASPSRTRSPDVISSASTALSQDIPEIASEALSRGFVSSAPEGLEPDSMASAASALHLLSPRPRPASELGSQLGLDGGPGDGDRHSTPSLLEAALTQEATAPDNQVWPTAPDITRETCSSLAESPRNGLQEKHKSLAFHRPPYHLLQQHDSQDASAEQSDHDDEVASLASAAGGFGTKVPTPRLPAKDWKTKGSPRASPKLKRKGKKDDGDSAVGSRLMEHQVAEAPEDWPALIWQQQRELAELRHSQEELLQRLCTQLEGLQSTVTGHVERALESRHEQDQRRLERALAEGQQRGGQLQEQLTQQLSQALSSAIAGRLERSIRDEIKKTVPPCVSRSLEPVAGQLSNSVATKLTAVEGSMKENISKLLKSKNLTDAIARAAADTLQGPMQSAYREAFQSVVLPAFEKSCQAMFQQINDSFRLGTQEYLQQLESHMKSRKAREQEAREPVLAQLRGLVSTLQGATEQMAATVSSSVRAEVQHQLHVAVGSLQESILAQVQRIVKGEVSVALKEQQAAVTSSIMQAMRSAAGTPVPAAHLDCQAQQAHILQLLQQGHLNQAFQQALTAADLNLVLYVCETVDPGQVFGQPPCPLSQPVLLSLIQQLASDLGTRTDLKLSYLEEAVMHLDHSDPITRDHMGSVMAQVRQKLFQFLQAEPHNSLGKVARRLSLMLHGLVTPSLP; encoded by the exons ATGGCCTCCTCCTGCGCGAGCATCGACATCGAGGACGCCACGCAGCACCTGCGGGACATCCTCAAGCTGGACCGGCCCGCGGGGG GTCCCAGTGCAGAGAGCCAGCGGCCATCTAATGCCTACAATGGAGATCTCAATGGGCTTCTGGTCCCAGACCCCCTCTGCTCAGGTGATGGTACTTCAACAAACAAGTCTGGTCTCCGGGCCATGCCACCTATTAATCTTCAGGAAAAGCAGGTCAT CTGCCTCTCAGGAGATGACAGCTCTACGTGCATTGGGATTTTGGCCAAGGAGGTGGAGATTGTGGCCAGCAGTGACTCTAGCATCTCAAGCAAGGCACGGGGCAGCAACAAG GTGAAAATCCAGCCTGTGGCCAAGTATGACTGGGAGCAGAAATACTACTACGGCAACCTGATTGCTGTGTCCAACTCCTTCTTGGCCTATGCCATTCGGG CCGCCAACAATGGCTCAGCGATGGTGCGGGTGATCAGTGTAAGCACTTCGGAGCGGACCCTGCTCAAGGGCTTCACAGGCAGCGTGGCTGATCTGGCCTTTGCACACCTGAATTCCTCACAGCTGGCCTGCCTAGATGAGGCAGGCAACCTGTTTGTGTGGCGCTTGGCTCTAGTTAATGGCAAAATTCA AGAAGAGATCTTGGTCCACATCCAGCAGCCAGAGGGTACACCACTGAACCACTTCCGTAGGATCATCTGGTGCCCCTTCATCCCTGAGGAGAGTGAGGACTGCTGTGAGGAGGGCAGCCCAACGGTGGCCCTGTTGCATGAGGACCGG GCTGAGGTGTGGGACCTGGACATGCTCCGCTCCAACCACAGCACCTGGCCTGTGCGTGTCAGCCAGATCAAGCAAGGCTTCATCGTGGTCAAAGGCCATAGCACG TGTCTAAGTGAAGGGGCCCTCTCACCCGATGGGACTGTCCTGGCTACTGCAAGCCATGATGGCTTTGTCAAGTTCTGGCAGATCTACATTGAGGGGCAGGATGAACCAAG GTGTCTGCACGAATGGAAGCCTCATGATGGGAGGTCCCTTTCCTGCCTCCTGTTCTGTGACAACCATAAGAAACAGGAccctga AGTCCCTTTCTGGAGGTTCCTTATTACTGGCGCTGACCAGAATCGAGAGCTAAAGATGTGGTGCACAGTGTCCTGGACCTGTCTGCAGACAATTCG TTTCTCCCCAGATATCTTTAGCTCAGTGAGTGTGCCCCCCAGCCTCAAGGTTTGTCTGGACCTCTCTGCTGAATACCTTATTCTCAGCGATGTGCAACGGAAG GTCCTCTACGTGATGGAGCTGCTGCAGAACCAGGAGGAGGGCCGTGCCTGCTTCAGCTCCATCTCTGAGTTCCTGCTCACCCATCCTGTGCTGAGCTTCGGTATCCAGGTTGTGAGTCGCTGCCGGCTGCGGCACACTGAAGTGCTACCTGCTGAGGAAGAGAATGACAGCCTAGGGGCTG ATGGAACCCACGGAGCTGGTGCTGTGGAGTCTGCAGCTGGTGTGCTCATCAAACTCTTCTGTGTGCATACTAA GGCATTGCAAGACGTACAGATCCGCTTCCAGCCACAGCTGAACCCTGATGTGGtggccccactccccacccacacTGCCCATGAGGACTTCG CTTTCCCCACAGCATTTGGAGAGTCTCGGCCCGAACTGGGCTCTGAGGGCCTGGGGTCAGCTACCCAAGGCTCCCAGCCTGACCTCCGACGCATAGTGGAGCTACCTGCACCTGCTGACTTCCTCAGTCTGAGCAGTGAGACCAAGCCCAAGCTGATGACACCTGACGCCTTCATGACACCTAGCACCTCCCTGCAGCAG attGCTGCCTCCCCcagcaacagcaacagcagcagcagctccagctccagctccagctccagctccagctcctccTCTCTTACAGCTGTGTCTGCCATGAGCAGTACCTCAGCTGTggacccctccctgcccag GCCACCCGAGGAGCtgactttgagccccaagttgCAGCTGGATGGCAGTTTGACaatgagcagcagcagcagcctgcAGGCAAGCCCGCGTAGCCTCTTGCCTAGCTTGCTCCCAGGTCCAGCTGACAAACTGACTCCCAAAGCACCTGGACAG GTGCCTACTGCTGCTTCTGCACTATCACTGGAGCTGCAGGAAGTGGAGCCCCTGGGGCTACCCCAGGCTTCCCCTAGCCGTACCCGCTCCCCTGATGTTATCTCCTCAGCTTCCACTGCCCTGTCCCAGGACATCCCTGAGATTGCATCTGAGGCCCTCTCCCGTGGTTTTGTCTCCTCTGCTCCTGAGGGTCTTGAACCAGATAGTATGGCCTCGGCTGCCTCAGCGCTACACCTGCTGTCCCCACGGCCCCGGCCAGCATCTGAGCTTGGCTCTCAGCTTGGCCTGGATGGAGGCCCTGGGGATGGGGATCGGCATAGTACCCCTTCCCTTTTGGAGGCAGCCTTGACCCAGGAAGCCACAGCCCCTGACAATCAGGTCTGGCCTACGGCACCAGACATTACTCGTGAGACCTGCAGCAGCCTGGCAGAGAG TCCCAGGAATGGCCTCCAGGAGAAGCACAAGAGCCTGGCCTTCCACCGACCACCTTATCACCTCCTGCAGCAACATGATAGCCAGGATGCCAGTGCTGAGCAAAG TGACCATGATGATGAAGTGGCCAGCCTTGCCTCTGCTGCAGGGGGCTTTGGCACCAAAGTTCCCACTCCACGGCTGCCAGCCAAGGACTGGAAGACCAAGGGATCTCCTCGAGCCTCACCCAAGCTTAAGAGAAAGGGCAAGAAAGATGACGG GGATTCGGCCGTAGGATCCCGGCTCATGGAGCACCAG GTGGCAGAAGCTCCTGAAGACTGGCCAGCACTAATTTGGCAACAGCAGAGAGAGCTGGCAGAGCTGCGGCACAGCCAGGAAGAATTGCTGCAGCGTCTTTGCACCCAACTTGAAGGCTTGCAGAGCACAGTCACGGGCCACGTAGAACGCGCCCTAGAGTCACGGCATGAGCAAGACC AGCGGCGGCTGGAGCGGGCACTGGCTGAGGGGCAGCAGCGGGGTGGGCAGCTGCAGGAGCAGCTGACGCAACAGCTGTCCCAGGCACTGTCTTCAGCTATAGCTGGTCGGCTAGAGCGCAGCATACGGGATGAGATCAAGAAGACTGTGCCTCCAT GTGTCTCCAGGAGTTTGGAGCCAGTGGCAGGCCAACTGAGCAATTCTGTGGCCACCAAGCTCACAGCTGTGGAGGGTAGCATGAAAGAGAATATCTCCAAGCTACTAAAGTCCAAG aACTTGACAGATGCCATTGCCCGAGCAGCTGCAGACACATTACAGGGGCCAATGCAGTCTGCCTACCGTGAAGCCTTCCAGAGCGTGGTACTGCCAGCCTTTGAGAAGAGCTGCCAGGCCATGTTCCAGCAGATCAATGATAGCTTCCGACTGGGCACGCAAGAAT ACTTGCAGCAGCTAGAGAGCCACATGAAGAGCCGGAAGGCACGAGAACAGGAAGCACGGGAGCCCGTGTTGGCCCAGCTGCGAGGCCTGGTCAGCACACTGCAGGGTGCCACTGAGCAGATGGCAGCCACTGTATCCAGCAGCGTTCGGGCTGAGGTGCAGCACCAGCTGCACGTGGCTGTGGGCAG CCTGCAGGAGTCAATTTTAGCACAGGTACAGCGCATCGTTAAAGGTGAGGTGAGTGTAGCACTTAAGGAGCAACAGGCCGCTGTCACGTCTAGCATCATGCAGGCCATGCGTTCAGCTGCTGGCACACCTGTCCCCGCTGCCCACCTCGACTGCCAGGCCCAGCAAGCCCATATTCTACAGCTGCTGCAGCAGGGCCACCTCAATCAGGCCTTCCAGCAG GCCCTGACGGCTGCTGACCTGAACCTGGTGCTGTATGTGTGTGAAACTGTGGACCCAGGGCAGGTTTTTGGGCAGCCACCCTGCCCACTCTCCCAGCCTGTGCTCCTTTCCCTCATCCAGCAGCTGGCCTCTGACCTTGGTACTCGAACTGACCTCAAGCTCAG CTACCTGGAAGAGGCTGTGATGCACCTGGACCACAGTGACCCCATCACTCGGGACCACATGGGCTCCGTCATGGCCCAGGTGCGCCAGAAGCTCTTTCAGTTCCTGCAGGCTGAGCCACACAACTCACTTGGCAAAGTGGCCCGGCGTCTCAGCCTCATGCTGCACGGCCTTGTAACCCCTAGCCTCCCTTAG